The following proteins are encoded in a genomic region of Ctenopharyngodon idella isolate HZGC_01 chromosome 12, HZGC01, whole genome shotgun sequence:
- the dkk1b gene encoding dickkopf-related protein 1b isoform X1 — translation MLHIAMFSTACLILVGYIKVASAGSVVLNSNAIKVGSGVSNPGLPVSPSPDESPADSGSLNFAIDTPQQPLICESDEECGGEEFCFLSRGVCLQCKKRRKRCIRDAMCCPGNHCSNGVCLPNDPDMIHQIGMEEFVSISHENSTVVVPPKVATQGSPQNQMLKGLEGENCLRSSDCAEGLCCARHFWSKICKPVLKEGQVCTKHKRKGTHGLEIFQRCDCGEGLSCRTQRGDGSKSSRSLHTCQRH, via the exons ATGCTGCACATTGCCATGTTCTCTACCGCATGCCTCATTCTTGTGGGCTACATCAAAGTGGCATCCGCTGGTTCTGTGGTGCTCAACTCGAATGCTATTAAGGTCGGTTCAGGTGTGTCGAATCCCGGTCTCCCGGTCAGCCCGAGTCCGGATGAGTCACCTGCGGACAGCGGCAGTCTGAACTTCGCCATTGATACACCGCAG CAGCCTTTAATCTGCGAGAGTGATGAGGAATGCGGTGGCGAGGAGTTCTGTTTCCTGTCTCGCGGAGTCTGTCTCCAGTGCAAGAAGCGCAGGAAGCGCTGCATCCGGGATGCGATGTGCTGCCCTGGCAACCATTGCAGCAATG GAGTTTGTCTTCCAAACGATCCTGACATGATTCATCAGATTGGAATGGAAGAGTTTGTGTCAATCTCCCATGAAAACTCTACTGTTGTGGTGCCACCAAAAGTTGCAACTCAAGGTTCACCACAAAACCAAATGCTGAAAG gACTGGAGGGAGAAAACTGTCTGAGGTCATCAGATTGTGCTGAGGGACTCTGCTGCGCTCGTCACTTTTGGTCCAAAATCTGCAAGCCCGTCCTAAAAGAAGGCCAGGTCTGCACCAAGCACAAGAGGAAAGGCACCCATGGCTTAGAGATATTCCAGCGTTGCGATTGTGGGGAAGGTCTGTCCTGCAGAACGCAAAGAGGAGATGGCAGCAAGTCATCACGGAGTCTGCACACCTGCCAGAGACACTGA
- the dkk1b gene encoding dickkopf-related protein 1b isoform X2: protein MLHIAMFSTACLILVGYIKVASAGSVVLNSNAIKVGSGVSNPGLPVSPSPDESPADSGSLNFAIDTPQPLICESDEECGGEEFCFLSRGVCLQCKKRRKRCIRDAMCCPGNHCSNGVCLPNDPDMIHQIGMEEFVSISHENSTVVVPPKVATQGSPQNQMLKGLEGENCLRSSDCAEGLCCARHFWSKICKPVLKEGQVCTKHKRKGTHGLEIFQRCDCGEGLSCRTQRGDGSKSSRSLHTCQRH from the exons ATGCTGCACATTGCCATGTTCTCTACCGCATGCCTCATTCTTGTGGGCTACATCAAAGTGGCATCCGCTGGTTCTGTGGTGCTCAACTCGAATGCTATTAAGGTCGGTTCAGGTGTGTCGAATCCCGGTCTCCCGGTCAGCCCGAGTCCGGATGAGTCACCTGCGGACAGCGGCAGTCTGAACTTCGCCATTGATACACCGCAG CCTTTAATCTGCGAGAGTGATGAGGAATGCGGTGGCGAGGAGTTCTGTTTCCTGTCTCGCGGAGTCTGTCTCCAGTGCAAGAAGCGCAGGAAGCGCTGCATCCGGGATGCGATGTGCTGCCCTGGCAACCATTGCAGCAATG GAGTTTGTCTTCCAAACGATCCTGACATGATTCATCAGATTGGAATGGAAGAGTTTGTGTCAATCTCCCATGAAAACTCTACTGTTGTGGTGCCACCAAAAGTTGCAACTCAAGGTTCACCACAAAACCAAATGCTGAAAG gACTGGAGGGAGAAAACTGTCTGAGGTCATCAGATTGTGCTGAGGGACTCTGCTGCGCTCGTCACTTTTGGTCCAAAATCTGCAAGCCCGTCCTAAAAGAAGGCCAGGTCTGCACCAAGCACAAGAGGAAAGGCACCCATGGCTTAGAGATATTCCAGCGTTGCGATTGTGGGGAAGGTCTGTCCTGCAGAACGCAAAGAGGAGATGGCAGCAAGTCATCACGGAGTCTGCACACCTGCCAGAGACACTGA